A region of Reichenbachiella carrageenanivorans DNA encodes the following proteins:
- a CDS encoding NADH:ubiquinone reductase (Na(+)-transporting) subunit B gives MKFIEDIFAKVRPNFEKGGKWEKFFYIYEAHETLFLAPNSTTGAKGAQIKDAIDMKRMMMTVIIAMLPCLLFGIWNAGHQHYLAIGEVADLASEILLGATLVLPILIVSYGVGLGIEFTFATIRKHEVNEGFLVTGMLIPLVMPPTIPLWQVGLATAFAVIIGKEVFGGTGMNILNVALTARAFLYFAYPSQISGDVWSYLGGQTAVEGYTGATPLAIGAAAVEGTQPMLSMMADTWSAGLYSFNNLFMGIIPGSIGETSTLMCLIGAAILILTGVGSWKIIFSVFAGAFVMGTICNSLGVNEYMLLPAHYHLVIGGLAFGAVFMASDPVTAAQTETGKWIYGFLIGILTIIIRVFNPAYPEGIMLAILLMNVFAPLIDYYVVAANKKRRLKRATV, from the coding sequence CCTAATAGTACCACTGGTGCCAAAGGTGCTCAGATCAAGGATGCGATCGACATGAAACGTATGATGATGACAGTGATCATCGCCATGCTACCTTGTTTATTGTTTGGAATCTGGAATGCTGGACATCAGCACTACTTAGCAATAGGTGAAGTAGCAGACTTGGCTAGCGAGATTTTATTAGGAGCCACCTTAGTGCTTCCTATCCTGATCGTTTCTTACGGTGTGGGTCTAGGTATCGAATTTACTTTCGCTACCATCAGAAAGCACGAGGTAAATGAAGGTTTCTTGGTTACGGGGATGTTGATTCCTTTGGTAATGCCTCCTACCATCCCCTTGTGGCAAGTAGGTTTGGCTACGGCATTTGCAGTAATTATAGGAAAAGAAGTATTTGGAGGTACTGGGATGAATATCCTAAACGTGGCTTTGACAGCTAGGGCCTTTTTGTACTTTGCTTATCCTTCTCAAATCTCAGGTGATGTTTGGTCTTACTTAGGTGGACAAACCGCCGTAGAAGGATATACAGGAGCTACACCATTGGCGATCGGAGCTGCTGCAGTAGAGGGCACACAGCCTATGCTGAGTATGATGGCCGACACTTGGTCTGCTGGGCTATATAGTTTCAACAACTTATTTATGGGAATTATCCCTGGTAGTATAGGGGAGACTTCTACTTTGATGTGTTTAATTGGGGCAGCCATATTGATCCTCACAGGAGTAGGCAGTTGGAAAATCATCTTCAGTGTATTTGCAGGAGCCTTTGTGATGGGTACCATTTGTAATTCACTAGGCGTAAACGAATACATGCTACTACCAGCTCATTATCACTTAGTGATTGGTGGATTGGCATTTGGAGCAGTGTTTATGGCATCTGATCCTGTGACTGCAGCACAGACTGAAACTGGAAAATGGATTTATGGATTCCTAATTGGAATACTGACCATTATCATAAGAGTATTTAACCCAGCTTATCCAGAAGGAATTATGCTGGCTATTTTATTAATGAACGTATTTGCTCCACTGATCGATTATTATGTGGTAGCTGCTAACAAGAAAAGGAGGTTGAAACGTGCAACGGTCTAA
- the nqrC gene encoding NADH:ubiquinone reductase (Na(+)-transporting) subunit C: MSGTSVVLKPLQDKQIELDTKKKILGAVDPSSVEGKTSDEILAYYKERVTSTVVDINGNPMETDAKGNKLVAEKIDFQKNHNKFKKDVEARPYPVFMYMKADGSGVEAYIFPMFGAGLWDWISGFVAVDSDLNTLKGVAFDHKSETPGLGARITEEAVKSRYIGKKIFGDNGDLLSVNMVKGEKGEPLDDHHIDGMSGATLTGKGVNAMLKDYFGYYSTYIEKTKASNQPVAEVVEPTEEMAEETVE; the protein is encoded by the coding sequence TTGTCTGGAACTTCAGTAGTGCTGAAGCCATTGCAGGACAAGCAAATAGAGCTAGATACCAAAAAGAAGATTTTGGGGGCTGTGGATCCTTCTAGTGTAGAAGGTAAGACATCGGATGAAATTTTGGCTTATTACAAAGAGCGTGTCACATCTACAGTAGTAGACATCAATGGTAATCCGATGGAAACGGACGCTAAAGGCAACAAATTGGTAGCTGAGAAGATCGATTTCCAAAAGAATCATAATAAGTTTAAGAAAGATGTGGAGGCTAGACCTTATCCTGTATTCATGTATATGAAGGCAGATGGATCGGGTGTAGAGGCTTATATCTTCCCTATGTTTGGAGCTGGTCTATGGGATTGGATTTCTGGCTTTGTAGCAGTGGATTCGGATTTGAATACATTAAAAGGTGTTGCTTTTGACCACAAGTCTGAAACACCAGGTCTTGGTGCTAGAATTACCGAAGAGGCAGTAAAGTCTAGATATATAGGAAAGAAGATTTTTGGAGACAACGGAGATTTGCTGTCTGTGAATATGGTAAAAGGCGAAAAAGGCGAGCCATTAGATGATCATCACATCGACGGGATGTCTGGTGCTACCCTCACAGGCAAAGGAGTAAATGCGATGTTGAAAGACTATTTCGGATACTATAGCACTTATATAGAAAAGACGAAAGCATCGAATCAGCCAGTGGCAGAGGTGGTAGAACCCACCGAAGAAATGGCCGAAGAAACGGTAGAATAA
- a CDS encoding NADH:ubiquinone reductase (Na(+)-transporting) subunit D: MSTETLEQAVVKAPSEPLLSKRRKKFITDPLNDDNPVTIQVLGICSALAVTVKMEPTLVMSIAVVFVVVFSNLIISLMRDIIPGRVRIIVQLAIVATLVTLVSEVLKAYLFDMYKVLGAFVGLIITNCIVMGRLEAFAMANKAYDSVLDGLGSGFGYAWIILTVAFFRELFGSGTVFDVPVYATISEWTGGFVNIQTNGLMVDSIGAFMVLGILIWIQRTKNGYVEH, from the coding sequence ATGAGTACAGAAACTTTGGAACAAGCGGTAGTAAAAGCGCCATCAGAGCCTTTATTGTCGAAGAGAAGGAAGAAGTTCATCACTGATCCGCTAAACGATGACAATCCCGTGACCATTCAGGTGTTGGGTATATGCTCTGCGCTAGCTGTGACGGTGAAAATGGAACCTACCTTGGTGATGTCTATCGCCGTGGTATTTGTGGTTGTGTTTTCTAACCTGATTATCTCTTTGATGAGAGACATTATACCGGGTCGTGTAAGAATTATTGTGCAATTGGCAATTGTGGCTACACTGGTAACACTAGTGAGTGAAGTCCTCAAAGCCTATTTGTTTGACATGTATAAGGTGCTGGGGGCATTTGTAGGACTAATCATTACGAACTGTATCGTAATGGGGCGTTTGGAAGCATTTGCCATGGCCAACAAAGCCTACGACTCTGTGCTTGACGGATTAGGTAGTGGATTTGGGTATGCATGGATTATCTTGACAGTGGCTTTCTTCAGAGAGCTTTTTGGGTCAGGGACTGTATTTGACGTACCCGTATATGCTACTATATCAGAATGGACAGGTGGGTTTGTCAACATCCAAACCAATGGATTGATGGTAGATTCGATCGGAGCCTTTATGGTATTAGGTATTTTGATCTGGATACAGAGAACTAAAAACGGATACGTAGAACACTAA
- the nqrE gene encoding NADH:ubiquinone reductase (Na(+)-transporting) subunit E, translated as MEAFNIFIKSAFIDNMVFAYFLGMCSFLAVSKKVSTGLGLGAAVIFVLSITVPINWLLQEYVLKEGALVWLNGSFETIDLSFLQFIMFIAIIAAMVQLVEMIIEKVSPSLYGSLGIFLPLIAVNCAILGASLFMVQRDYTIVEATAYGAGSGFGWFLAIIALAAIREKLKYSNVPNGLKGLGITMILTGLMGIAFKSFIGIVL; from the coding sequence ATGGAAGCATTTAATATATTTATAAAAAGCGCCTTTATCGACAACATGGTGTTCGCATACTTCTTAGGTATGTGTTCGTTCTTGGCGGTATCTAAAAAAGTATCTACAGGTTTAGGCCTTGGTGCGGCAGTTATTTTCGTATTGTCTATCACTGTGCCTATCAACTGGCTCTTACAAGAGTATGTGTTGAAAGAAGGTGCTTTGGTTTGGTTAAACGGAAGTTTTGAAACCATCGATTTGAGCTTCTTGCAGTTTATCATGTTTATTGCGATTATCGCAGCGATGGTACAGCTGGTAGAAATGATCATCGAAAAAGTATCTCCTTCGCTATATGGCTCACTAGGTATTTTCTTGCCATTGATCGCTGTAAACTGTGCCATCCTAGGGGCGTCACTTTTCATGGTACAGAGAGATTATACCATTGTAGAAGCTACGGCATATGGTGCTGGCTCTGGATTTGGTTGGTTTTTGGCCATTATCGCTCTAGCGGCTATCAGAGAGAAATTGAAATATTCTAATGTACCCAATGGTCTGAAAGGATTGGGTATCACGATGATCCTTACTGGGTTGATGGGTATTGCCTTCAAATCCTTTATTGGGATTGTGCTATAA
- a CDS encoding BamA/TamA family outer membrane protein, producing the protein MKSVSIFCLLIYTLISLEATGQAKTFKTQPTTKMDSIKVKADRFIFINDQAYYARVDTIFVFPDTTDFYIRKNNMERSEEFYNQMEQKMSKSKLSNMMYDYMFVQEDSKPLTEEFHEQRFIPYERETVSSIDFKPMPIFGASVKDTTKYDPSNAMAAVNKIHIHTLDWIIKKNLTFKEGDHVNPTDFVDSERLIRRLRYVKDARIMLNEHSNQKEADVVVVTQDVLPYSFLFSPNNDNNALFGITTINIAGLGHEFEYDYIRDGGSDFFYKIANVRGSFIDAEFNYANHFIRTGYGAFFERDFVTQEMKYAGGASLSRYVYGQYNYEPTTDVTSTYTYDERFSKLWVARAFKTNIKTQILGIDAVTNMVASAGVEYADFFDRPTVTADTNFRYHNKATYLIELGLSARNYYKDRFIIEYGRTEDIPTGSTIGIVAGFQDDEFTDRFYLGFNYARGGYIKNFGYFNGIASLGSFVGANGYENGIVKFGADYFTPLITVNQVKIRQFVDFTYSQSINPDEEYILRSEADIGIRGVRGYYLRATRKFNLKFETVIFTPVNFLEFRMAAFAFFDYTTTQNIRNDFFDVDHFMGVGGGIRLRNDNLAISTFQLRLAYYPSTPINASNSPVSFSNSTHLDIRDFDFRAPQIIPF; encoded by the coding sequence ATGAAGTCAGTATCGATCTTCTGTCTACTGATATACACTCTGATCAGCCTAGAGGCGACTGGCCAAGCAAAGACTTTTAAAACGCAGCCAACCACTAAAATGGACAGCATAAAAGTGAAGGCGGATAGGTTTATTTTCATCAATGACCAAGCTTACTACGCAAGGGTCGATACCATATTTGTCTTTCCAGACACCACAGATTTCTATATTAGAAAAAACAATATGGAACGCTCTGAGGAATTTTATAATCAGATGGAACAAAAGATGAGTAAATCCAAACTCTCAAACATGATGTATGATTACATGTTTGTACAAGAGGACTCTAAGCCACTCACAGAAGAGTTTCATGAGCAGCGCTTTATTCCTTATGAGCGAGAAACTGTTTCTTCAATTGACTTCAAACCCATGCCCATTTTTGGAGCATCAGTAAAAGATACCACCAAATACGATCCGTCCAATGCCATGGCCGCAGTAAACAAGATACATATACATACGCTGGACTGGATCATCAAAAAAAACCTTACCTTCAAAGAAGGGGATCATGTAAATCCTACTGATTTTGTAGATAGTGAGCGACTGATTCGTCGACTCCGCTATGTAAAAGATGCCAGAATAATGCTCAACGAGCACAGTAACCAAAAAGAAGCAGATGTGGTGGTGGTAACTCAAGACGTATTACCATACAGTTTTCTATTTAGTCCAAATAATGACAATAATGCCCTTTTCGGTATAACGACCATCAACATCGCTGGGCTAGGTCATGAGTTTGAGTATGACTACATACGAGATGGAGGTTCTGATTTTTTCTATAAAATAGCCAACGTACGTGGTTCATTTATCGACGCTGAGTTCAACTATGCCAATCATTTTATACGAACAGGCTATGGTGCTTTCTTCGAGCGAGACTTCGTTACTCAAGAAATGAAATATGCAGGAGGGGCATCCCTTTCACGTTATGTATATGGTCAATACAATTATGAACCTACAACAGATGTGACCTCCACCTATACTTATGACGAAAGATTTTCTAAACTCTGGGTGGCTAGAGCTTTTAAAACCAACATCAAAACCCAGATTCTTGGTATAGACGCAGTCACAAACATGGTAGCTTCAGCAGGTGTAGAGTATGCTGATTTTTTTGATCGACCTACGGTCACAGCCGATACTAACTTTCGGTATCATAACAAGGCCACTTACCTCATCGAGCTGGGCCTGAGTGCACGAAACTATTATAAAGATCGATTTATTATTGAATATGGTCGGACGGAGGATATTCCTACAGGAAGTACCATAGGTATAGTCGCTGGCTTTCAAGACGATGAGTTTACAGACCGCTTCTACCTAGGGTTCAATTACGCAAGAGGTGGCTATATCAAAAACTTTGGATACTTCAATGGTATTGCTTCCTTGGGAAGTTTTGTAGGCGCTAATGGATATGAAAATGGCATCGTGAAGTTTGGCGCTGATTACTTCACCCCATTAATTACTGTAAACCAAGTCAAGATTCGCCAATTTGTCGACTTCACCTATAGCCAATCTATCAACCCTGATGAAGAATACATTCTAAGATCCGAAGCAGACATAGGTATTCGAGGGGTCAGGGGATATTACCTAAGAGCTACTCGTAAATTCAACTTGAAATTTGAAACGGTCATATTTACCCCTGTCAATTTCTTGGAATTTAGAATGGCCGCTTTTGCTTTCTTCGATTATACCACTACCCAAAACATTAGAAATGACTTTTTTGATGTAGATCATTTCATGGGTGTTGGTGGTGGGATTCGACTGCGAAATGACAACTTGGCCATATCTACTTTCCAGTTGCGTCTAGCTTACTACCCCAGCACACCTATCAATGCATCGAATAGCCCTGTCAGCTTTTCCAACTCTACCCACCTCGACATCCGGGATTTTGACTTTAGAGCTCCACAGATCATTCCTTTCTAA
- a CDS encoding ABC transporter permease codes for MKNQGQKTQTPPKLATHLFFWFCGNANVEDLYGDLEEIYFINLGKLGRRKSNWWFWKQTLSLIFSYAVKKRKASATSHFLSGTPSWAMYQNYTKVAFRSLMKHKVFSLINIIGLALGMSVCLLSLAMFSAIQDFDQHHVNKDRIYRVNTIKTDAEATWKIATSAPLVADELVGYPNLISEVISINTSFSGELQHDNHTITISGLYTTPNFLTAFSYELLSGTKQHVLDAPYQIVITEKLANKIFGQTNVVGEVLKVKNMAPFTVTGVVKNYPLASHIHFEALVSYQTLTAINRNLENRRADRLFYRNSYHYLLLNSATQPHALTEILAGLAQKLNTTEETFGLYLQPLTTIVSGEDIYYQIGPSFDRLTMAFFMLATFIILLPACFNYANLSMARALKRSKEIGLRKVVGGLKRDIFLQFILETVILTLISLVGATFVFTLIKDAYMSMIIGSEMLDLTIDLPIASLFILFALFTGVLAGIIPAIYFAKMRAIDSLKGGFKVGTLGRINLRKSLAIFQFVLSFIFIFGVIGMALQYQHTINFEVGFDKENKMIVPLRGVDKTLFATAYSNHSEVQSVGFSSGLPGLSAFESTYSKNEETQDSIFTYQLYADNAFLTQLDFTMLKGTLFNEHLTALREEQIIVNEQFVQAMNWPEDQILGRQVIFESGQKGRVVGIAADFNHLPLKENIKPFIFRYNPDAFRVATLTVIHSNLFDTVNDFETLWGKLDPVSAFEFSFFDDKLDEVYVSFLYQIKIFSLLSFLALSISCLGMLGMVIFTSENRIKEIGIRKIMGADVRQLTLLLSANFIKMMGIACAIGIPISYFFFNMFFGMMLDEPRPISMIEVVGSTLVLLLLGGLSIVTQTLRVAKLNPVDNLRYE; via the coding sequence ATGAAAAACCAAGGTCAAAAAACTCAAACTCCTCCCAAACTCGCTACACACTTGTTTTTCTGGTTTTGCGGAAACGCAAACGTAGAAGACCTCTATGGAGATTTAGAAGAAATCTACTTTATTAACCTTGGCAAACTAGGTCGGCGAAAATCCAACTGGTGGTTTTGGAAACAGACACTTTCATTGATCTTTTCTTATGCTGTCAAAAAAAGAAAAGCATCTGCTACATCTCATTTTTTGTCTGGCACACCCTCATGGGCTATGTATCAAAACTATACCAAAGTAGCTTTTAGAAGCCTAATGAAACACAAAGTTTTTTCTTTGATCAACATCATAGGGCTAGCATTAGGAATGTCGGTATGCCTATTGTCGCTCGCTATGTTCAGTGCCATTCAAGACTTCGACCAGCACCATGTCAATAAGGACAGAATCTACCGAGTAAACACGATAAAAACTGATGCAGAGGCCACTTGGAAAATAGCTACGTCAGCACCACTGGTAGCAGACGAACTGGTTGGGTATCCAAATTTAATCAGCGAAGTGATCAGTATCAACACTAGCTTTTCTGGCGAACTTCAGCACGACAACCATACGATAACAATTAGTGGCCTATATACCACCCCAAATTTTCTCACCGCCTTTTCATACGAACTCCTCTCTGGCACCAAACAGCATGTGCTTGATGCTCCCTACCAGATCGTAATTACCGAAAAACTCGCCAACAAAATTTTTGGCCAAACGAATGTAGTAGGAGAAGTTCTCAAAGTAAAAAACATGGCTCCTTTTACGGTTACGGGTGTAGTAAAAAACTATCCCCTGGCTTCTCACATACATTTCGAAGCATTGGTATCCTACCAGACACTGACCGCTATCAACCGCAACTTAGAAAATCGCAGGGCAGACCGACTGTTTTATAGAAATTCGTATCATTATTTATTATTAAACTCAGCAACCCAACCTCATGCATTAACTGAAATATTGGCTGGGTTAGCTCAAAAGCTTAACACGACTGAAGAGACATTTGGGTTATACTTACAACCGCTCACCACCATTGTATCAGGAGAAGATATTTACTACCAAATTGGCCCCTCATTTGACCGCCTTACGATGGCTTTTTTCATGCTAGCCACTTTTATCATTTTGCTGCCTGCCTGCTTCAACTATGCCAACTTATCCATGGCACGGGCATTGAAAAGATCTAAAGAAATAGGCCTGCGCAAAGTAGTAGGCGGGCTCAAGCGGGATATCTTTTTGCAATTCATTTTAGAGACCGTTATTCTGACTTTGATCTCTTTAGTTGGTGCCACATTTGTATTTACGCTTATCAAAGATGCCTATATGAGTATGATCATAGGTTCAGAAATGCTAGACCTTACGATCGATCTGCCGATTGCCTCCTTGTTCATTTTATTTGCTCTCTTCACAGGTGTATTGGCGGGCATAATTCCTGCCATCTATTTTGCCAAAATGCGAGCCATCGATTCTCTTAAGGGCGGATTCAAAGTAGGGACACTAGGTCGGATAAATTTAAGAAAATCACTTGCAATATTTCAATTTGTCCTATCGTTTATCTTCATTTTTGGAGTGATCGGTATGGCTTTGCAATATCAGCACACGATCAATTTTGAGGTTGGATTTGACAAAGAAAACAAAATGATTGTACCACTACGAGGGGTTGATAAAACACTTTTCGCTACAGCGTATTCAAATCATTCAGAAGTACAATCTGTAGGGTTTTCTTCTGGCCTACCTGGTCTGTCTGCGTTTGAAAGTACATATTCTAAAAATGAAGAAACTCAGGACTCGATTTTCACCTACCAATTATATGCAGATAATGCATTCTTGACACAGTTGGATTTTACCATGCTAAAAGGAACTTTATTCAACGAGCATTTGACCGCCTTGAGAGAAGAACAAATTATTGTAAACGAGCAATTTGTACAAGCCATGAACTGGCCTGAAGATCAAATACTAGGCCGTCAGGTCATTTTTGAATCAGGACAAAAAGGTAGGGTAGTGGGTATCGCTGCAGATTTCAATCATTTGCCTCTCAAAGAAAACATCAAGCCATTTATATTTCGCTACAACCCAGATGCTTTTCGCGTAGCTACACTTACCGTTATTCATTCTAATTTGTTTGATACCGTCAACGACTTTGAAACACTCTGGGGCAAACTTGATCCTGTATCAGCATTCGAGTTTAGTTTTTTTGATGACAAACTAGACGAAGTTTATGTCTCGTTTCTTTACCAAATCAAGATCTTTTCATTACTCAGTTTTTTGGCACTTAGTATCTCTTGTCTGGGTATGCTTGGCATGGTGATTTTCACTTCCGAAAATAGAATCAAAGAAATAGGAATCAGAAAAATAATGGGCGCAGATGTGCGTCAACTCACCCTTCTGCTTTCTGCCAATTTTATTAAAATGATGGGCATCGCCTGTGCCATTGGCATTCCTATTTCATACTTTTTTTTCAATATGTTCTTTGGTATGATGCTCGATGAACCACGTCCTATAAGCATGATCGAAGTCGTGGGCAGTACATTGGTCTTGCTACTACTCGGAGGCTTATCTATTGTTACACAAACCCTAAGAGTGGCCAAACTCAATCCCGTAGACAATCTACGCTACGAATAA
- a CDS encoding PadR family transcriptional regulator, with the protein MKGHIGEFEELVLLTIATLGDQAYGVAVLEDIQQRTQRKTSIGALHSTITRLDEKGFVTSYLGEPTNERGGRRKRFFQLTASAKQALFDMKTLRDELWELSDLKLYAQ; encoded by the coding sequence ATGAAAGGACACATCGGTGAATTTGAAGAGCTCGTACTACTCACCATAGCCACACTGGGAGACCAAGCCTATGGAGTGGCAGTATTAGAGGACATCCAGCAGCGTACCCAACGAAAAACCAGTATAGGAGCCCTACACTCCACCATCACTCGGTTAGACGAAAAAGGATTTGTGACCTCCTACCTAGGAGAGCCCACCAACGAACGCGGAGGCAGAAGAAAGCGATTTTTCCAACTCACGGCTTCTGCCAAACAAGCACTATTCGATATGAAAACGCTACGTGATGAGCTTTGGGAATTGTCTGATCTCAAACTCTACGCACAATGA
- a CDS encoding porin family protein: MRPLVLFALLLFTSTTHLYGQAIEFSAYGGYMLSGKSNYVGGEINVANGGAFGGTLGYDMGNGIQIQFVYARNQSGGILYNYFPRPGESERYDFDLVIEHFQLGAEKILGGNDLVKPYVVGGMGVVAYTPKNESPNDLNLNTATKFSGGLGLGVKIFPTEKIGLKFQAKMYMPLMFSGVGIFCGSGGCGGGSSFYVPVVHGEFSGGVVFRLEQ, encoded by the coding sequence ATGAGACCTCTTGTCCTTTTTGCCCTTCTCCTTTTCACATCTACTACTCACCTATATGGTCAAGCCATTGAGTTTTCTGCCTATGGGGGATACATGCTCAGCGGCAAGTCTAACTATGTAGGTGGTGAAATCAACGTAGCCAATGGAGGCGCCTTTGGAGGTACGCTAGGTTATGACATGGGCAACGGCATACAAATACAATTTGTCTATGCACGCAACCAGTCTGGAGGAATCCTCTACAACTATTTCCCCCGCCCAGGCGAATCAGAGCGATATGATTTTGATTTGGTCATCGAACACTTTCAATTAGGCGCTGAGAAAATACTAGGGGGTAATGATCTGGTAAAACCTTATGTAGTAGGTGGGATGGGTGTAGTCGCTTATACCCCAAAAAATGAATCTCCAAACGACCTAAATCTGAATACTGCCACCAAGTTTTCTGGAGGCTTAGGACTCGGGGTCAAAATTTTTCCAACAGAAAAAATTGGGTTAAAGTTTCAAGCTAAAATGTACATGCCACTCATGTTTAGTGGTGTAGGAATTTTCTGTGGGTCTGGTGGCTGTGGGGGAGGTAGCTCCTTCTATGTGCCTGTCGTCCATGGCGAGTTTTCAGGTGGAGTAGTCTTCAGGCTCGAACAATAA
- a CDS encoding DUF2490 domain-containing protein, whose amino-acid sequence MKIIFTSILIFWGLFAQAQDVFKVSESWTDLTIWYKIGDQIKIGGDVGYRTTIKDFSFHLGYIRPTIIWKPSPLYNLSFAVSNFYKDISGSINLNELRLAQEANLFWPKIGSFKIDHRLRFEERFYQINNNKANSTRMRYRLGLKSPTFHLFGIGTPFFSELTWEDFKLLGSSFEYYWGNTQRWEVVLGNKISKKVKLGFHYILQTTRTTDKTFSLQENILRIRIGYTIN is encoded by the coding sequence ATGAAAATTATTTTTACTTCTATTCTCATTTTTTGGGGGCTGTTTGCTCAGGCACAAGATGTGTTTAAAGTATCAGAATCTTGGACCGATCTGACGATCTGGTACAAAATAGGCGACCAAATCAAAATAGGTGGAGATGTGGGCTACCGAACTACAATAAAGGATTTTAGTTTTCATCTCGGTTATATCCGACCGACCATCATTTGGAAACCTTCTCCGTTATATAATTTGTCGTTTGCGGTTTCCAATTTTTATAAAGACATATCAGGATCGATCAATTTGAATGAACTTAGATTAGCCCAAGAGGCCAATTTATTTTGGCCCAAGATAGGTTCTTTCAAGATAGATCATCGTTTGCGATTCGAAGAGCGTTTTTATCAAATCAATAATAATAAGGCCAATAGTACACGCATGAGATATCGTTTGGGACTGAAAAGCCCAACGTTTCATTTGTTTGGGATAGGGACACCATTCTTTTCGGAATTGACTTGGGAAGACTTTAAGCTTCTCGGGAGTAGTTTTGAATATTATTGGGGCAACACCCAGCGGTGGGAGGTCGTACTGGGCAACAAAATTTCCAAAAAAGTAAAACTCGGTTTCCACTATATCCTCCAAACCACACGAACCACAGATAAAACCTTTTCTCTCCAAGAAAACATCTTACGCATCCGAATTGGATATACCATCAATTGA